From the genome of Flavobacterium luteolum, one region includes:
- a CDS encoding GNAT family N-acetyltransferase, with amino-acid sequence MITIKEIPSNETYVVRQPVLRKGKPIESCVFEGDDLESTHHFGLFEDKNLTGIISLFEKINPIFAAQNQAQIRGMAVLETHQKKGLGEALVRHCEAYCTENQIELIWFNARTAAVGFYQKMSYQPLGEAFEIKDVGEHYLMFKKL; translated from the coding sequence ATGATTACAATTAAAGAAATTCCATCAAATGAAACTTATGTCGTTCGTCAACCTGTTTTAAGAAAAGGAAAACCCATAGAAAGTTGCGTCTTTGAAGGCGATGATTTAGAATCAACACATCATTTTGGTCTATTTGAAGATAAAAATTTAACAGGAATTATTTCGTTATTTGAAAAAATCAATCCTATATTTGCCGCTCAAAATCAAGCTCAGATTCGAGGGATGGCTGTTTTAGAAACACATCAGAAAAAAGGACTTGGAGAGGCTTTGGTAAGGCATTGTGAAGCTTATTGTACTGAAAACCAAATAGAATTAATTTGGTTCAATGCCAGAACTGCCGCTGTCGGATTTTATCAAAAAATGAGCTATCAACCACTAGGCGAAGCATTTGAGATAAAAGATGTTGGCGAACATTATTTGATGTTTAAAAAATTATAA
- the pepE gene encoding dipeptidase PepE → MKSIIIASTSTLHGGNYLGYILPTLKTHFKNCKTILFIPYARPGGISHDEYTKKAAEAFNTININVKGIHEFENPQDAVKNAEGIFTGGGNTFLLVTQLYKNNIMQLLSETVKRGTPYLGSSAGSNICGLSMQTTNDMPIIYPPSFQTLGLIPFNLNPHYLDADLQSKHMGETRETRIKEFHAFNSIPVLGLREGSWLEVKGEKITLKGDLSARLFKQNEIPTELETESDLSNLK, encoded by the coding sequence ATGAAAAGCATTATCATTGCAAGCACTTCTACTTTACACGGAGGCAACTACTTAGGATATATTTTACCTACTTTAAAAACACATTTTAAAAATTGTAAAACAATCTTATTTATTCCCTATGCGCGTCCTGGCGGTATTTCGCATGACGAGTATACAAAAAAAGCAGCAGAAGCTTTTAATACAATCAATATCAATGTTAAAGGAATTCATGAATTTGAAAATCCACAAGACGCTGTAAAAAATGCGGAAGGAATCTTCACAGGCGGAGGAAACACTTTTTTATTAGTTACTCAACTTTATAAAAACAACATTATGCAGCTCCTATCTGAAACTGTAAAAAGAGGCACTCCTTATCTAGGTTCCAGCGCAGGAAGCAATATCTGCGGCTTATCAATGCAGACCACTAATGATATGCCTATTATTTACCCCCCAAGTTTTCAGACATTGGGATTAATCCCTTTCAACTTAAATCCGCATTATCTGGATGCCGATTTACAATCTAAACACATGGGAGAGACCCGCGAAACAAGAATTAAAGAATTTCATGCATTTAATTCGATTCCTGTTTTAGGTTTAAGAGAAGGAAGCTGGCTAGAAGTAAAAGGTGAAAAAATCACTTTAAAAGGAGATTTGTCTGCCCGTTTGTTCAAACAAAATGAGATTCCAACGGAATTAGAAACAGAAAGCGACTTAAGCAATCTAAAATAA
- a CDS encoding carboxypeptidase-like regulatory domain-containing protein: MFRKITCFLIIVVGQACWSQSQDRSIFNGKVVSNTSDLEGIHVINAQTEETVTTNALGSFSISAKPDDVLVFSSISFKEKRVLLKQEDFSNLNFSVNLSMIMYQLQEVVIKRYDNINAENLGIIPSGQKKYTAAERKLQTATALNPTANSGSTAEGSLMAGGSISADPLLNFFSGRTAMLKKEVAVEKKEFFMRLLENMFSLEHFVDRLKIPADYVKGFEYYAIENEKFTVILNSKNKTSTEFLLGELAVKYKEMIASENK; this comes from the coding sequence TTGTTTCGGAAAATTACTTGTTTTTTAATTATTGTAGTAGGGCAGGCTTGCTGGTCACAAAGTCAGGATCGCTCTATTTTTAACGGTAAAGTGGTTTCAAATACTTCAGATTTAGAAGGGATTCATGTAATTAATGCGCAAACAGAAGAAACTGTGACAACAAATGCTTTGGGGTCTTTTTCGATTTCTGCAAAACCAGATGATGTTCTGGTTTTTTCTTCGATAAGTTTTAAAGAAAAAAGAGTTTTACTGAAACAAGAGGATTTTTCAAATCTGAATTTTTCTGTCAATCTTAGTATGATTATGTATCAATTGCAAGAAGTTGTGATTAAACGATATGATAATATTAATGCTGAAAATTTAGGTATAATTCCTTCTGGACAAAAGAAATATACTGCAGCAGAGCGTAAATTGCAGACCGCAACTGCATTAAATCCGACGGCAAATAGCGGGTCAACGGCCGAAGGTTCTCTTATGGCTGGAGGTTCTATTTCTGCAGATCCTTTGTTGAATTTTTTCTCGGGAAGAACAGCTATGCTTAAAAAGGAAGTTGCAGTAGAGAAAAAGGAGTTTTTTATGAGGCTTTTGGAGAATATGTTTAGTTTGGAGCACTTTGTTGACCGATTAAAGATTCCAGCAGATTATGTCAAAGGGTTTGAATATTATGCTATCGAAAATGAGAAGTTTACGGTTATTTTAAATTCTAAAAATAAAACTTCGACGGAATTCCTTTTAGGAGAATTAGCTGTGAAATATAAAGAAATGATTGCTAGTGAAAATAAATAA
- a CDS encoding carboxypeptidase-like regulatory domain-containing protein: protein MKINKIILINILLLFVQFTFGQKNDLRQLVGKVVEHSTPIEGVNIINNTTQAATVSDSEGNFLLMAKEGDVLVFSAVNLEPQKRRITAEDLYPNTLVVKMEVKEVELKEVVVNENANITAENLGIIPYGQKKYTPAERKVYTATSTSVDKLLNAISGRTAMLKKEVKVEKKEMLFRKLEYLFEENYYTDRLKIPVDYIKGFQLFCVDDADFAVSLNTKNKTMSMFLITELARKYLTILENEK from the coding sequence GTGAAAATAAATAAAATCATATTAATAAATATTCTTTTGCTTTTTGTTCAATTTACGTTTGGACAAAAAAATGATCTCAGACAATTGGTTGGAAAAGTGGTAGAGCACTCTACTCCGATTGAAGGGGTTAATATTATAAATAATACAACTCAAGCGGCAACAGTTTCTGATTCTGAAGGTAATTTTTTACTGATGGCTAAAGAAGGTGATGTTTTAGTTTTTTCTGCAGTAAATCTAGAACCGCAAAAGCGTAGAATTACAGCAGAAGATTTATATCCGAATACATTAGTCGTAAAAATGGAAGTCAAAGAGGTTGAGTTGAAAGAGGTTGTTGTAAATGAAAATGCGAATATAACTGCCGAAAATTTAGGAATTATTCCATACGGACAAAAAAAATACACACCAGCAGAACGAAAGGTTTATACAGCAACTTCAACATCAGTAGATAAGCTTTTAAATGCAATTTCGGGACGAACTGCAATGCTGAAAAAAGAAGTGAAAGTAGAGAAAAAAGAAATGCTTTTTAGAAAGCTTGAGTATCTTTTTGAAGAGAATTATTATACAGATAGATTGAAAATTCCTGTAGATTATATAAAAGGATTTCAATTATTTTGTGTAGATGATGCCGATTTTGCTGTATCTTTGAATACTAAAAACAAAACAATGAGTATGTTTTTAATTACAGAACTAGCAAGAAAATATCTAACAATTCTCGAAAATGAAAAATAA
- a CDS encoding DUF6702 family protein yields the protein MKKKLVFPLLGVLFVLSSAFAFHKFYVGVFQVNYAAEKKMLQITSRIFIDDLNNAMEKKYHKKTFVGTSKETPADVELLKKYLSEHFLIKVNGQSKVITFLSKEVEADDVLVCYSRIKDIDKFKTLEISNTILVDWNSEQQNITHISAFDTKRSVLFTESSRKELLKY from the coding sequence ATGAAAAAAAAATTAGTTTTCCCTTTGCTGGGAGTTTTATTTGTATTGTCTTCAGCATTTGCTTTTCATAAATTTTATGTTGGTGTTTTTCAGGTAAATTATGCGGCAGAAAAGAAAATGCTGCAAATTACTTCCCGCATTTTTATTGATGATTTGAATAATGCAATGGAAAAAAAGTATCACAAAAAGACATTTGTTGGTACGAGCAAAGAAACTCCGGCAGATGTTGAATTATTGAAAAAATATTTATCAGAACACTTTCTGATTAAAGTAAATGGGCAATCAAAAGTGATAACTTTTTTATCTAAAGAAGTTGAAGCAGATGATGTTTTGGTTTGTTATTCCAGAATTAAGGATATAGATAAATTTAAAACGCTTGAGATTTCAAATACTATTTTAGTCGATTGGAATTCAGAGCAGCAAAACATTACACATATTTCAGCATTTGACACTAAAAGGAGTGTTCTTTTTACAGAATCTTCAAGGAAAGAATTGTTAAAATATTAA
- a CDS encoding M1 family metallopeptidase — MKKLSLLLLFPAILVAQDKATTTPTKQQGKYDTNKFSQMYDLLATPNMFRTASGAPGPAYYQQQADYKIDVELDDKNSKLSGSETITYTNNSPDSLEYLWVQLDQNQAKANTQTSLAESDKISQVLPLDGFSSKYLKKDLERGFNIEQVKDAKGSSMSYTINETMMRINLTSPLKPGEKISFSIKWWYNINNYRKEGGRSGYELFEKDGNKLYVIAQFYPRMAVYNDVEGWQNMQFWGSGEFALPFGNFDVNITVPADHVIDATGELMNRSEVFTAEQVKRYEQAQKSFDKPVVIVTQAEAEAAEKGFSDKKKTWKFSAKNVRDFGIASSRKFIYDAMAVKLNNKVVMAESVYPKEANPLWGETSTMTVAHTLKSYSAHTFDYPYPKAVSVSAEDQGMEYPMICWNYGRPDENGVTSKEVKNGMIGVVIHEVGHNFFPMIVNSDERQWTWMDEGLNSFLEYLAEQELDPNFPSRRGPAKNIVPYMSGDQKFLEPIMSNSETIHQFGNNAYGKPATGLNILREVVMGRELFDHAFKTYANRWKFKHPTPEDFFRTMEDASAVDLDWFWRGWFYSTDFVDIGIKEVKQYYVSDTPTADIKDVKVRKGRFGFEKGPFVYLVSGDNAEVSDSKKKALKVEDFKPLADYVDQTFTAEEKASIKSPKYFYEVEFNKPGGMIMPILVEITYEDGSKDNYKYPAQIWRKSNETAKKVYATTKAIKSIQIDPQLLTADIDVTNNSWPKVETKSKFD; from the coding sequence ATGAAAAAACTTTCATTATTATTACTTTTTCCTGCAATATTAGTAGCACAGGACAAAGCAACAACCACACCTACTAAACAACAGGGAAAGTACGATACCAACAAGTTTAGCCAGATGTACGATTTGTTGGCAACTCCAAATATGTTTCGTACGGCTTCTGGAGCACCTGGGCCAGCTTACTATCAACAGCAAGCAGATTACAAAATTGATGTTGAATTAGATGATAAAAATTCAAAATTAAGCGGATCAGAAACCATTACCTATACAAATAATTCACCAGATAGTTTGGAGTATTTATGGGTTCAGTTAGATCAAAATCAGGCAAAAGCAAATACGCAGACTTCATTAGCAGAAAGTGATAAGATTAGTCAAGTTTTGCCACTTGATGGTTTTTCTTCTAAATATTTGAAAAAAGATTTAGAGCGCGGTTTTAATATTGAGCAAGTTAAAGATGCTAAAGGAAGCTCAATGTCTTATACAATCAACGAAACCATGATGCGTATTAATTTGACTTCACCATTAAAACCAGGAGAAAAAATTTCATTCTCTATTAAATGGTGGTACAATATCAATAATTATAGAAAAGAAGGCGGTCGTTCAGGATACGAATTATTTGAGAAAGACGGTAATAAATTATATGTAATTGCACAATTCTATCCAAGAATGGCGGTTTATAATGACGTTGAAGGATGGCAGAATATGCAATTCTGGGGAAGCGGAGAGTTTGCTCTTCCTTTCGGAAACTTTGATGTAAACATTACAGTTCCTGCAGATCACGTGATTGACGCGACTGGGGAATTAATGAATAGAAGCGAAGTATTTACAGCTGAACAGGTAAAAAGATACGAGCAAGCACAAAAATCATTTGATAAACCTGTAGTTATTGTAACGCAGGCAGAAGCAGAAGCTGCTGAAAAAGGTTTTTCTGACAAGAAAAAAACTTGGAAATTCAGTGCTAAAAATGTTCGTGATTTTGGAATTGCTTCTTCAAGAAAATTCATTTACGATGCAATGGCTGTAAAATTGAATAACAAAGTGGTAATGGCAGAATCTGTTTATCCAAAAGAAGCAAATCCGCTTTGGGGAGAAACTTCTACAATGACAGTTGCTCATACTTTAAAAAGCTATTCTGCGCATACTTTTGATTATCCTTATCCAAAAGCGGTTTCTGTTTCTGCAGAAGATCAAGGAATGGAATATCCAATGATTTGCTGGAATTACGGACGTCCTGACGAAAATGGAGTGACTAGCAAAGAAGTGAAAAATGGAATGATTGGTGTGGTTATTCACGAAGTAGGACACAACTTCTTTCCAATGATTGTAAATTCAGATGAGCGTCAATGGACTTGGATGGATGAAGGTTTAAATTCGTTTTTAGAATATTTAGCAGAGCAGGAATTAGATCCAAATTTCCCGTCAAGAAGAGGGCCAGCAAAAAATATTGTTCCTTACATGAGCGGAGATCAAAAGTTTTTAGAGCCAATTATGTCAAACTCTGAAACAATTCACCAGTTTGGAAACAATGCTTACGGAAAACCAGCTACAGGTCTTAATATTTTAAGAGAAGTAGTAATGGGAAGAGAATTATTTGATCACGCATTCAAAACTTACGCAAACAGATGGAAGTTTAAACATCCAACTCCAGAAGATTTCTTTAGAACTATGGAAGATGCTTCGGCTGTCGATTTAGACTGGTTCTGGAGAGGATGGTTTTATTCAACTGATTTTGTAGATATCGGAATTAAAGAGGTAAAACAATATTACGTTTCAGATACTCCAACTGCAGACATTAAAGATGTAAAAGTTAGAAAAGGACGTTTTGGATTCGAAAAAGGACCTTTTGTTTACTTAGTTTCTGGAGATAATGCAGAAGTAAGCGATTCTAAGAAAAAAGCTTTAAAAGTAGAAGATTTTAAACCTTTGGCAGATTATGTAGATCAGACTTTTACAGCTGAAGAAAAAGCGAGTATCAAATCTCCAAAGTATTTCTACGAAGTAGAATTCAACAAACCGGGCGGAATGATTATGCCTATTTTAGTTGAAATTACTTATGAAGATGGTTCTAAAGATAATTACAAATATCCTGCTCAAATCTGGAGAAAAAGTAACGAAACAGCTAAGAAAGTATACGCTACAACAAAAGCAATTAAGAGTATTCAAATTGATCCGCAATTGTTAACAGCAGATATTGATGTGACTAATAACTCTTGGCCAAAAGTAGAAACGAAGTCAAAATTTGACTAA
- a CDS encoding Sec-independent protein translocase subunit TatA/TatB produces MFGIGGGELVFILFIVLMLFGSDKVPEIARTMGKAMAQLKNATNDIKSEIQKGAEANGLDAKSLTDITGNINAEINNAKSNLLGDTGNLLGDTATEIEKVKEDIDTLSGPIKRQM; encoded by the coding sequence ATGTTTGGTATAGGAGGAGGAGAATTAGTTTTCATATTGTTTATAGTATTAATGCTTTTCGGCTCAGATAAAGTGCCGGAAATTGCGCGTACAATGGGAAAAGCTATGGCTCAGTTAAAAAATGCAACTAATGATATTAAAAGTGAAATTCAGAAAGGAGCAGAGGCTAATGGTCTTGATGCTAAATCTCTAACTGATATTACGGGCAATATCAATGCAGAAATTAATAACGCAAAATCGAATTTACTTGGAGATACAGGGAATCTTTTGGGAGATACTGCTACTGAAATCGAAAAAGTAAAAGAAGATATTGATACTCTTTCTGGACCTATTAAACGCCAAATGTAA
- a CDS encoding phosphatase PAP2 family protein → MLEKIQELDKDLLIYLNGLGSETYDKLWLIITNQLYWTPFFLLLFYLIYKKIGGKQTLYLLLFIAVLIAFTDQTCNLFKHTFQRLRPCNDPEVNTIIRVVQVRQSYSFFSGHAANTMAVATFLFLILKRYFKYFGFLFLWPLIFAYSRIYLGLHFPGDILTGYFFGALFGFLLYLVYRKLKPQYFPG, encoded by the coding sequence ATGCTCGAAAAAATACAGGAATTAGATAAAGATCTTTTAATCTATCTTAACGGACTAGGTTCTGAAACATACGATAAATTATGGCTTATTATTACCAATCAATTGTATTGGACGCCATTTTTCTTGTTGCTATTCTATCTTATTTATAAAAAAATAGGAGGAAAACAAACCCTATATCTGTTGCTTTTTATAGCCGTTTTAATTGCTTTTACAGATCAAACCTGCAACTTATTCAAACATACTTTTCAGCGTTTGCGACCATGTAATGATCCTGAAGTAAACACTATTATTAGAGTTGTGCAAGTTAGACAATCCTATAGCTTTTTCTCTGGACATGCTGCCAACACAATGGCGGTAGCGACTTTCTTATTTTTGATTTTAAAACGCTATTTCAAATATTTCGGATTCTTATTTCTATGGCCTTTAATTTTTGCTTATAGCCGAATTTATTTAGGATTGCATTTTCCGGGTGATATTCTTACGGGCTATTTCTTTGGGGCACTTTTCGGATTTTTACTTTATTTAGTTTATAGAAAGTTAAAGCCACAGTATTTTCCAGGATAG
- a CDS encoding O-methyltransferase produces MHFISQELEDYIEQHSENEPELLAKLNKETYQKILLPRMLSGHFQGRVLSMLSKLIRPVNILEIGTYTGYAALCLCEGMQENGQLHTIDIKEELIDFQRKYFDASPWGAQIFQHLGEAVNIIPDLDLKFDLVFIDADKENYLKYWEMIVPKMNKGGIILSDNVLWSGKILEPVHPNDISTKVLLEYNQLLKDDPRVETVLLPIRDGLTVSRVL; encoded by the coding sequence ATGCATTTTATATCTCAAGAACTAGAAGATTACATCGAACAGCATTCTGAAAACGAACCAGAATTGTTAGCAAAACTTAATAAAGAAACTTACCAAAAAATACTTTTGCCAAGAATGCTCAGCGGTCACTTTCAAGGCCGTGTTTTAAGCATGCTCTCAAAATTGATTCGTCCGGTTAATATTCTTGAAATTGGGACTTACACTGGCTACGCCGCATTGTGCTTATGCGAAGGAATGCAAGAAAACGGACAACTGCACACAATTGACATCAAAGAAGAATTAATTGATTTTCAGCGAAAATATTTTGATGCATCACCTTGGGGAGCACAAATTTTTCAGCATTTAGGTGAAGCAGTAAACATTATTCCTGATTTAGACTTAAAATTTGATTTAGTTTTTATTGATGCTGATAAAGAAAACTACTTGAAATATTGGGAAATGATTGTACCTAAAATGAATAAGGGCGGAATCATTTTATCGGATAATGTTCTATGGAGCGGAAAAATCCTTGAACCAGTTCATCCTAATGATATTAGCACAAAAGTCCTTTTAGAATACAATCAACTTTTGAAAGATGATCCGAGAGTAGAGACGGTTTTATTACCAATTCGCGATGGATTGACGGTTTCGAGGGTATTGTAA
- a CDS encoding YceI family protein, producing the protein MKTNTLKLFVAITAFLGISSFATAQKSYTLDSKSTFSVAGTSTLHDWEMKSASGTGTATLNIANGKLTDIETLNVTLLAESVKSEKKSMDKVAYETLKTDKNKNIKYVLKSAEKVNETTWELTGTYTIAGVSKVYKTSVKTTVTKDGLNLQGSNKITFTDFGMKSPTAMLGTIKTGQDLTIKFNLNFNL; encoded by the coding sequence ATGAAAACAAATACATTAAAACTTTTCGTCGCTATAACAGCATTTTTAGGAATCAGCTCATTCGCAACAGCGCAAAAATCATACACTTTAGATAGTAAATCAACTTTTTCTGTTGCTGGCACTTCTACCCTTCATGATTGGGAAATGAAATCGGCTTCTGGAACTGGAACGGCAACTTTAAACATTGCTAACGGAAAATTAACCGATATCGAAACTTTGAACGTAACTCTTTTGGCAGAAAGCGTTAAAAGTGAGAAAAAAAGCATGGATAAGGTGGCTTACGAAACTTTAAAAACAGACAAAAACAAAAACATTAAATATGTTCTTAAATCTGCTGAAAAAGTAAATGAAACAACTTGGGAATTAACTGGGACTTACACCATCGCAGGAGTTAGCAAAGTTTACAAAACTTCTGTAAAAACAACTGTTACAAAAGATGGATTAAATCTTCAGGGAAGCAACAAAATCACCTTTACAGATTTCGGAATGAAGTCTCCAACAGCAATGTTAGGAACAATAAAAACAGGTCAAGACCTTACTATAAAATTCAATTTAAACTTTAATTTATAA
- a CDS encoding YceI family protein yields MKTIQSILLTVIFTTFSLHSNAQRIYTVNANSTFEVAGTSTVHDWVMKSTEGTGSASLIIKDSKLAGINSLTVSLLAESLKSYKASMDKVAYEAMDTETHKNIEYVLKSAEKIDDTTWNLTGVYTIAGVSKEYKTQVKVTVNKGSFVLQGSNQITFGDFEMTPPKAALGVVKAGKDLTVIFNIILS; encoded by the coding sequence ATGAAAACAATTCAATCCATTTTACTGACAGTAATTTTTACAACATTTTCATTGCATTCAAATGCACAAAGAATATATACTGTAAATGCAAATTCCACTTTTGAAGTAGCAGGAACATCTACAGTACACGATTGGGTAATGAAATCTACCGAAGGAACAGGAAGTGCCAGCTTAATAATTAAAGATTCTAAACTTGCTGGCATAAACAGTCTAACTGTTTCCTTATTGGCAGAAAGTTTAAAAAGCTACAAAGCGAGCATGGATAAAGTCGCTTATGAGGCGATGGATACTGAAACACATAAAAACATTGAATATGTTTTAAAATCTGCCGAAAAAATTGATGATACAACTTGGAACCTAACAGGAGTTTATACTATTGCCGGCGTAAGCAAAGAATATAAAACTCAGGTAAAAGTAACCGTGAATAAAGGAAGTTTCGTTCTGCAAGGTTCTAATCAGATAACTTTTGGCGATTTTGAAATGACACCTCCGAAAGCGGCTCTTGGAGTTGTAAAAGCAGGAAAAGATCTGACTGTAATCTTCAATATTATTCTGAGCTAA
- the rlmN gene encoding 23S rRNA (adenine(2503)-C(2))-methyltransferase RlmN: protein MQMEKKDIRALSKEQLRDFFVENGDKAFRGNQVYEWLWSKGAHSFEDMTNVAKATRSMLENNFVINHIKVDTMQKSSDGTVKNAVRLHDGLVVESVLIPTETRTTACVSSQVGCSLDCNFCATARLKRMRNLEPGEIYDQVLAIDKESRLYYNHPLSNIVFMGMGEPLMNYNNVIKAIDMITSEEGLGMSPKRIMVSTSGIPKMIKKMADDDVKFKLAVSLHSAIDETRARIMPFSKNFPLKDLREALEYWYRKTKSKISYEYVVWKGINDDKASVDALVKFCKYVPCKVNLIEYNPIDDGEFQQASEESIMAYIKALENIGVVVKVRRSRGKDIDAACGQLANKEAE from the coding sequence ATGCAAATGGAGAAAAAAGACATACGAGCCTTATCAAAAGAACAGCTTCGCGATTTTTTTGTTGAAAATGGAGATAAAGCTTTTCGTGGAAATCAGGTTTATGAATGGTTGTGGAGCAAAGGTGCACACAGTTTTGAAGATATGACAAATGTAGCTAAAGCTACAAGATCTATGCTTGAGAACAATTTTGTGATCAATCATATTAAGGTTGACACAATGCAGAAAAGTAGTGATGGAACTGTAAAAAATGCTGTGCGACTTCACGATGGACTTGTAGTTGAATCTGTTTTAATTCCGACAGAAACTAGAACAACCGCCTGCGTATCTAGCCAGGTTGGCTGTAGTTTAGACTGTAATTTCTGTGCAACGGCAAGATTAAAAAGAATGCGTAATCTTGAACCTGGAGAAATTTATGATCAAGTTCTGGCTATAGATAAAGAAAGCCGTCTGTATTACAATCATCCGCTTTCAAATATCGTTTTCATGGGAATGGGAGAACCTTTAATGAATTATAATAATGTCATTAAAGCAATTGACATGATTACTTCTGAAGAGGGATTAGGAATGTCTCCGAAACGAATTATGGTTTCGACATCAGGAATTCCGAAAATGATCAAAAAAATGGCAGATGACGATGTGAAGTTTAAATTGGCAGTTTCTTTACACTCGGCGATAGATGAGACACGTGCACGCATTATGCCTTTTAGTAAAAACTTTCCTTTAAAAGATCTACGAGAAGCATTAGAATATTGGTACAGAAAAACAAAAAGTAAAATATCTTACGAGTATGTAGTTTGGAAAGGAATTAACGATGATAAAGCTTCAGTTGATGCTTTGGTTAAATTCTGTAAATATGTGCCGTGTAAAGTCAATTTGATTGAATATAATCCGATTGATGATGGCGAATTCCAACAAGCTTCTGAAGAATCGATTATGGCTTACATAAAAGCTTTAGAAAATATCGGGGTAGTTGTAAAAGTGAGAAGAAGTCGAGGAAAAGACATCGACGCTGCTTGTGGACAATTGGCCAACAAAGAAGCAGAATAA
- a CDS encoding polyprenyl synthetase family protein: MNITSQIKQPIFTEMELFEKKFHESMTSKVALLNRITYYIVNRKGKQMRPMFVFLTAKMVSGGTVNERTYRGASVIELIHTATLVHDDVVDDSNRRRGFFSINALWKNKIAVLVGDYLLSKGLLLSIDNGDFDLLRIISVAVREMSEGELLQIEKARRLDITEDVYYEIIRKKTATLIAACCALGAKAVIEDDIQVENMRKFGELIGMAFQIKDDLFDYSEEAIGKPTGIDIKEQKMTLPLIHVLNTCTQQEKKWLINSIKNHNKDKKRVKEVIAFVKNNNGLAYAENKMVQFQQEALSLLQNFEDSEYKDALTLMVNYVIERKK; encoded by the coding sequence ATGAATATTACGTCTCAAATAAAGCAGCCTATTTTTACCGAGATGGAACTTTTCGAGAAAAAGTTCCATGAATCGATGACTTCTAAGGTTGCGTTGCTTAACCGAATCACTTATTATATCGTAAACCGCAAAGGAAAACAAATGCGTCCGATGTTTGTTTTTCTTACTGCAAAAATGGTTTCTGGCGGTACAGTAAACGAAAGAACGTATCGTGGAGCTTCTGTAATTGAGCTTATTCACACCGCAACTTTAGTACATGATGACGTTGTTGATGATAGTAATCGACGTCGCGGATTTTTCTCAATCAATGCACTTTGGAAAAATAAAATTGCTGTTTTGGTCGGAGATTATTTATTGTCTAAAGGCCTACTGCTTTCTATCGATAATGGTGATTTTGATTTGTTAAGAATCATTTCTGTAGCCGTTCGTGAAATGAGCGAAGGAGAATTGCTTCAAATCGAAAAAGCACGTCGACTTGATATTACCGAAGATGTTTATTACGAAATCATCAGAAAGAAAACTGCAACGCTTATTGCCGCTTGTTGTGCGCTTGGCGCGAAAGCCGTAATAGAAGATGATATTCAGGTAGAAAACATGCGCAAGTTCGGCGAGTTAATAGGAATGGCCTTCCAGATCAAAGACGATTTATTTGATTATAGCGAAGAAGCCATCGGAAAACCAACCGGAATAGATATTAAAGAGCAAAAAATGACCTTGCCTTTAATTCACGTTTTAAATACTTGTACTCAACAAGAAAAAAAGTGGCTGATAAACTCCATCAAAAACCACAACAAAGACAAAAAACGCGTAAAAGAAGTAATTGCCTTTGTAAAAAATAATAATGGTTTGGCTTACGCCGAAAACAAAATGGTGCAATTCCAGCAAGAAGCGCTCTCTTTACTTCAAAACTTCGAAGATTCTGAGTACAAAGACGCTTTGACTTTGATGGTGAATTATGTTATTGAGAGGAAGAAATAA